The [Clostridium] scindens ATCC 35704 nucleotide sequence GGACCTAAACTGGAATAAAATCAAAAATGTAGGTCTATTTCCAAATACTATAGAAGGGTAGTGTGTATTATGAATGTCCAAATTCAATAGAAGACTTAGAAGAATTATTAAGTTGTTTTATAATCTAATAACCATAAAAAATGAACGTAAGGAGAAAAGGTATGTTTAGAATACTACATTTATCAGATATTCATATTGGAAAGACCTATAAAGAACCCGATAGTATTGCATGTAAAATAGCGTCTGATATTGATTATAACGGATTAAGTGCCATTAACTGTATTATAGTAACTGGAGATATTTTTGATGGGCAGGTCGCAGTAACGGATTCATTAATTAATACTGCTGTAGACTTTTTCGAGACTTTACTCATTGAAATAAATAGTAATCAAGAGAAAAGTCAAATTAAAAAAGAAGATGTTATATTTGTTCCTGGGAATCACGACCTGATAAGAGTGGATGATCTTCAAAAAAGATGGAGTAAGTATCAAGATTTTTTGAAGAAATTTTATGGGGGTATTCCCTCTTATTATTTTGAGAAGAACTATTCCCTGTTTAAGGAATATAAAGAGCATAAAATAGCTTTTGTAGGTTTTAATTCATGCGAAATTGAGAAAAGAAATTTATTTGACAATAAATATATTAGTAAGTTTGAAAAATATATTAAAGAGAGTGAGCTAGAGAAGTGTGGAATAGATAAAACTAAAGTGGTTGAAGTTATGAGGTCTGAAATTGCAAGTGAATATGATGATTATGGGTATATACCACTATCTCAAATTACTCCTATTGAGCGTAAAATTAAAAAATTAGATGATTATATTGTTGTAGCTTTGTTTCATCATCACTTTTATTTATTCCCCGAAGTTGCTCATCAATTTGGAGATAGTAGTTTAATACGGAATTATGCAGAAGTTATACAGCATCTGCGATATATGAATGTGAGTATTGTTTTGCATGGGCATAAACATTTTGCTTTAGAGCGTCCTTTTATTATGGATGATTATTATGAATCTGCTGACAATATTATTGATGTATTTGCGGGTGGATCGGTAGGTACAGATAGGAAAGAAGAACATACTTTTGGTGTATTGGATTTATATGAGAAGAAAGATGATATTAAATTAAAGCATAATAAATTTGTTTACAATGGCGAGAACTTGGAACCTATAATAAAGAAACAGGTACCTCCACAAAAATTAAGCGGTAGAGTTGTAAAACTACTAGAAATTCTAAAAACGCTAAATCCTGAGAAATTTGAATTATATGAAGAGACCGCTGAAAAAGCATTTAGGTCTTATGATAGTTGCAGCAAAATTATATCGTGGGTTAGTGAAGCAATAACTGGCTTTACGGAAGTATATAAATATCTTGATAGAGATTATAACAATATTTTATTTCTTCTTTACGCTATTAATTATAGGGCTATTTGTTATATGAAAATTGTCGGTAAAGAGAATTCCTATTTTGAGTCGGCATCAGAAACATGGAATACTTTTTATGATATGAGCTTGGGACAAACAGATTTTATGATTTCAAAGAACGACTATCATGAAATGTTTATGTTTAAAAAACTTAAAGAAGCAGCATCATATTGTGATAAATTATTGAATAATTGTGATAACAAAAAATCACAAATTTACTTAGCGTTTACTATGCTTGGAATGTTTTTTACGGATTTATATTTGGTTTTAACTAAATATGCAGATGATTTCAAAGAGAGTATTAAGTATAAAGTTAATATAAAAATTGAGGAAAATAAATTTCATGAAAATGTTCCGGCACCACGTATTGTTGTGAAGTCAGATGCTGATAGGAGAAGCGCATATATTGATTTATTATGTAATGAGGCTACTGCACATAAAATGGCAGTTCTGTTTATAAAGGAATTTGATCTATTAATAAATAAATTTGAGGATTATTTTAAAATTATAGGATTAAAATTATATTATTTATTACCGAGAATCGATAAGGACAGAATGAAAAATACGTTAGATAACTATAATTTTGAAGCATATATTCCAACGTTGATACCATTATTAACGGGAGATAATATTTATTCTTCTAAAGTTGTATTTGCGAGAGAATTAATTCAAAATTCTATTGATGCCATATCTGTACGGGAAGCAAAAGATGAGAGAATGTTTTCTAAAGAAATATTAATAGAAATAAAAGTTGATGAAAACGGAAAAAGATATTTTAAAATTGTGGACAGAGGCACTGGAATGGATAGGTACAAGATTGAAAGATACTTTACAAGCATTGGACGTAGCTTTTATTCCGGTGAAGAATATGAAGATTTAAACATTAGTTATAAACCAATTAGCAATTTTGGTATTGGATTTTTGTCTTCTTTTATGGTTTGTCAAGAAATTGATGTAAAGACAAAATACTACATAGATAATTCCGAAGGTCTCAAATTACATATTCCTAATTACGATGGCTGTTTTTTTATTGAATTGGATAAAGAAGCTAATATTGGTACAGAATTAAAACTCTACTTAGATACAACTATCGATGATAAAAGCGTAGTTGATTATATACGAAAGGTTATGCAAGATATAAAATATGCTATTAATATTCGGTGTTTAAATGAAAATGGGGAGGAAAAACAAATTTATATTCCGGCTCATGCAGTTAGAAGACAAGGTGAATTAGAAGAATTCAAGTTTTTTATTCCTTTTCTAGAGAATGGTGATGTAGGTATGATTAATTATTCGGAAGAAATACTTAATAATAAATATATTGATAAATATGAATATGGCTTGTTAATTCGTAAGAAAAAGGATTTTAAAACTGACAATAAGCATATGATACTTAATTCGGGAATTGCTGTAGAAAGAGCTTCTTTGGGCAGCGTTTTTGGAAAAAATATCAGAAGATCTAATTATATATATGATTCTTATGAAGGAGAAAGAACGTATAATGATATTATCGTTAATTTTCCATCCAACTGGCTTCAACTGGATGTGGCTAGGGAAAATATTACGGGGTTTTCAAATATATCAAATTATAAAAATTCTAAAAGAACAGCTTATTTAGTAGGAGTTAAAATCGCGAGTTGTCTTTATAGCCAGATATCGCAGTATATCCAATATACAGAGGGGAGAAAGACAAACATTCCCGCTATTTGTTTGCAGGATGTGATTCAATATGCGCTTGATTTTTGTGGAAACCAAAGATCGGAAGAAGAATTGCGTACAAAATTAGCAGATTTAAAATACATATTGTCAATAGAATTTACGGAAAAAGGGCTATGTTACAAAATAATTAGAAATGGAGTGCACGGAGAGAGAATTAGACTTATATATTCTGGAGCAAATGCTAAAAAAGAACGTGATAAATGGCTACATCGATTGCATAAACAGGAAATAGGAATGAACCATCCTTTAGGTGAGCAAATTGACGATGAGTATGATATACGAATATCAAGTAGGGAGATGATTCGTTTATTTGAAGAAACCGTACACAGAAATGATGTGTATGTTAGTGAAAAAATAAGATACAGATTAGACCATTTAATGAAGGATATGCCCGGAGCATTGCGAATAGGAGGTAACGATAAAAATATATTTAGATTTCTTTCGTTGTTTCTTTTGAATATACCAGATAAAGCGATTTGCGATTCATCTAAAGAAATTTCAATAAATGTTTTTATGCTAGAAACGGTGTTTTTACAATATTTTCGCATTGGTTCAGAAGATACACAGGAAATGAAGATAATGTATGATGAACTACTGAAAATGTTTAGTATACATTAGGCTGAATGATAGAGATGTTTTTGGCAGAGGCAAAATGTAGATTGTTGCAAAATGTTATGTATGTAGGTTGTTGCAAGCCAGACCTTGGGGGTTACACCCACAAACCCCTGTAAAATCAACGGATGTGGCAATTCAAAACCTACATTTACCCCATCCGTTGATTCTGCAATTACCTACAAAAGGAATCTGTAACTTTCTGTATTTTACTTTTGTAATAAACAGATAGAGAGATATTATTAATCGATATTTTTCTGTAGACAACCGAAAAAGCAAAAAACATGTTGATATGTTTCTTCATACGAACAAGGGTATTTGACGTACTTCTTATCCGCTCGTGCCACGTGGAGACGGTATGTTTATTGTCCAAACTCAATGTCGAGCATCATATTGAGGTGGAACTCACGATGGACGAGCTTGATTTAACGGCTGCGGAGAGCAAAGCTACCTATGAAGAAATCAAGGGTTATGTACTGGAGCATACCGGACTCAAGGTCAGTAGCTTGTATATCGCTCAGGTGAAGCAGAAATGCGGTATCATCGAGCGAGAAAACTACAATAAACCGAAGTCCGAGGATGCAAGACAGCCTATATGCCCACCCGATAAGGAAAAAGCAATCAAGGAGGCGCTTCTGCATTTCGGCATGATCTAAAGGAGGTCAAGATGAAGCGATTACTTTCTTGTGAGTTCAACATGGATACGGCTTGTGTGGAGCTGAAATTCAGTGACGGCAGTATGATTGCCATTGACACCATTGCCGTAGAGAACGAGGTTGCCGACAATATGTATCAGCGGTCGGAGCTTGATTATCTGATTTACAATGACCCGATAGGATATGCAGACCTTGTACTGAACGGAGATCCCATAACCTATCTGAAAACAGTTACGGAATATAAACCTTTGGATTGAAAAACGCAATAAGCAAACGATGGAGAAAGAACATGAAAATACTGGTAATTGATGCACAAGGTGGCGGCATCGGAAAGCAAGTTGTAGCCGCTGTGAAAAAACAACTCCCTGAGTTGACTATTACTGCTGTTGGCACTAATAGTATAGCAACAGCGGCTATGCTGAAAGCCGGAGCAGACCATGCTGCAACGGGTGAAAATGCGGTTGTTGTTGGATGTAAAAAAGCAAATGTTATTATTGGCCCGATTGGAATTGTTATTGCTGATGCAATGTTTGGAGAAGTAACACCTGCTATGGCGACTGCTGTTGGTCAAAGTTCAGCTAAAAGACTGTTAATTCCTGTTAATCATTGCGATAACATAATTGCTGGTGTTTCAGACCTATCAGTTGGACGATTAATAGACAGCGCTATAAAAGAACTGGAAGCGTTGTATAAAGAAAAACAATAATTGCAAAATATTTAGCATAGGTATTGACATTTTAGAACGAATATGTTATACTTGCGCCAAGTGTAAGCGCGAAGCTTGCGAGAAAACACAGAAGTGTTTGTTCCGATGTTATTATTAAGTGGCAGATAATGTATGCATATGAAGGCATACGGCTTTTCAAGAAGAAAGGCTGTATGCCTTTTTCTGTTTTACATGGGAATTCGCTATAATAACAATCAAAAAAATTTTGGAGGTACATAATTATGGCATGTTTTCTTATTCGTATACGGTAGACCATGAGTACCGTGCTAGTTTCCTCGCTCCATGAGATAATAACTCCAGAAAACTACAAGTTTTTTAAAGGAGTTAGTACCATGGATAAAATCACACATCAGGTCCGTGCAGAGCACTGGACCAAGATCCTGAATGAATGTATGAATAGCGGGATGTCAAAAACCGCCTGGTGTCGGGCAAACGGGATTTCTGAGAAGCAGTTTTTTTACTGGCAGCGCATCCTGCGCCGGGAAGCTTATGAAGCATCTCAGAATCCATCATTGCCTGCAGCTGCAGAGACAAAACAATTGTCTGCTGTTCAGCAGTCCGTATCTTTCGCTGAAATCAAACTTCCTGCCGTGTCACCGGACGCATCACCTGTTTTCCGTCCAGATCTGGTGATCCGGAAAGGGAATCTTGTTCTGGAGATTTCCAATTCAGCCTCATCAGAACTGTTCTCCCGGGTAGGAGGAATTCTTCATGCTGAATAACGCATCCGGCTTCCGGAAGGTTTACGTTGCTGCCGGCTATACGGATTTGCGGCGCGGAATCGACGGGCTGGCATCTATTGTGAAATTTAACTTCCAGCTGGATCCATATGAAAAGGATATCCTCTTCCTGTTTTGCGGAAGACGCAGTGACCGCATCAAGGGGCTCGTATGGGAAGGAGACGGATTCCTTCTCCTTTACAAAAGACTGGAACTTGGCGGCTTCAGCTGGCCCCGCACAAAAGAAGAAGCACTGGAGATCACCCAGGAGCAATACCGTGCACTGATGCAGGGACTGGAGATCGTATCCAGACACCCAATCCAG carries:
- a CDS encoding metallophosphoesterase, which produces MFRILHLSDIHIGKTYKEPDSIACKIASDIDYNGLSAINCIIVTGDIFDGQVAVTDSLINTAVDFFETLLIEINSNQEKSQIKKEDVIFVPGNHDLIRVDDLQKRWSKYQDFLKKFYGGIPSYYFEKNYSLFKEYKEHKIAFVGFNSCEIEKRNLFDNKYISKFEKYIKESELEKCGIDKTKVVEVMRSEIASEYDDYGYIPLSQITPIERKIKKLDDYIVVALFHHHFYLFPEVAHQFGDSSLIRNYAEVIQHLRYMNVSIVLHGHKHFALERPFIMDDYYESADNIIDVFAGGSVGTDRKEEHTFGVLDLYEKKDDIKLKHNKFVYNGENLEPIIKKQVPPQKLSGRVVKLLEILKTLNPEKFELYEETAEKAFRSYDSCSKIISWVSEAITGFTEVYKYLDRDYNNILFLLYAINYRAICYMKIVGKENSYFESASETWNTFYDMSLGQTDFMISKNDYHEMFMFKKLKEAASYCDKLLNNCDNKKSQIYLAFTMLGMFFTDLYLVLTKYADDFKESIKYKVNIKIEENKFHENVPAPRIVVKSDADRRSAYIDLLCNEATAHKMAVLFIKEFDLLINKFEDYFKIIGLKLYYLLPRIDKDRMKNTLDNYNFEAYIPTLIPLLTGDNIYSSKVVFARELIQNSIDAISVREAKDERMFSKEILIEIKVDENGKRYFKIVDRGTGMDRYKIERYFTSIGRSFYSGEEYEDLNISYKPISNFGIGFLSSFMVCQEIDVKTKYYIDNSEGLKLHIPNYDGCFFIELDKEANIGTELKLYLDTTIDDKSVVDYIRKVMQDIKYAINIRCLNENGEEKQIYIPAHAVRRQGELEEFKFFIPFLENGDVGMINYSEEILNNKYIDKYEYGLLIRKKKDFKTDNKHMILNSGIAVERASLGSVFGKNIRRSNYIYDSYEGERTYNDIIVNFPSNWLQLDVARENITGFSNISNYKNSKRTAYLVGVKIASCLYSQISQYIQYTEGRKTNIPAICLQDVIQYALDFCGNQRSEEELRTKLADLKYILSIEFTEKGLCYKIIRNGVHGERIRLIYSGANAKKERDKWLHRLHKQEIGMNHPLGEQIDDEYDIRISSREMIRLFEETVHRNDVYVSEKIRYRLDHLMKDMPGALRIGGNDKNIFRFLSLFLLNIPDKAICDSSKEISINVFMLETVFLQYFRIGSEDTQEMKIMYDELLKMFSIH
- a CDS encoding DUF6061 family protein — encoded protein: MKRLLSCEFNMDTACVELKFSDGSMIAIDTIAVENEVADNMYQRSELDYLIYNDPIGYADLVLNGDPITYLKTVTEYKPLD
- a CDS encoding DUF3842 family protein, encoding MKILVIDAQGGGIGKQVVAAVKKQLPELTITAVGTNSIATAAMLKAGADHAATGENAVVVGCKKANVIIGPIGIVIADAMFGEVTPAMATAVGQSSAKRLLIPVNHCDNIIAGVSDLSVGRLIDSAIKELEALYKEKQ
- the tnpA gene encoding IS66 family insertion sequence element accessory protein TnpA — encoded protein: MDKITHQVRAEHWTKILNECMNSGMSKTAWCRANGISEKQFFYWQRILRREAYEASQNPSLPAAAETKQLSAVQQSVSFAEIKLPAVSPDASPVFRPDLVIRKGNLVLEISNSASSELFSRVGGILHAE
- the tnpB gene encoding IS66 family insertion sequence element accessory protein TnpB (TnpB, as the term is used for proteins encoded by IS66 family insertion elements, is considered an accessory protein, since TnpC, encoded by a neighboring gene, is a DDE family transposase.), coding for MLNNASGFRKVYVAAGYTDLRRGIDGLASIVKFNFQLDPYEKDILFLFCGRRSDRIKGLVWEGDGFLLLYKRLELGGFSWPRTKEEALEITQEQYRALMQGLEIVSRHPIQEVQPSDLL